In the Nothobranchius furzeri strain GRZ-AD chromosome 1, NfurGRZ-RIMD1, whole genome shotgun sequence genome, cagaaataaTTTTCTGTTTAACTAGTTGTTTCTGTGTAGATAAAAGTGGAACACTCACCCGACCATCTCCAAGGGGTCTTTGGCCAAGTAGATGTACCAATAAACTAGGTTGAAAAGAGCAAAGGTCAGAGGGAAGAGGACACGGGCGTAGACGTCAATCGGGCTTGTTCCGGCCAGCTGTGGGATTTGAGGAAAAGCTGATCCCTGCTGAAAGAAAACGGGTAGTGGAGGAGTATCGTCTGGCTCACTGTAGCTCACTGAGTGGTTTCTCCTCTTGAGGCCCCCCTGAGGGCTGCTGTCCGACTGGTGGGATGGAGGTGGGAGGAGGGTTgggaggaaaagaaaaggaggagaTGAAGTATGGACATCATGGTCACTGACAGACAacaaaaataatgcaaaaatcaccattttttttatttgtgttatAAAAACATCTGTATGCAGCTTGTTTTCTGGAAGCCTGTGATGGTTAGAGTTAATTCAGAGAGCAGCTGGAGTTCTGTTCTCACACTGACACTATTTTTAAAACATCTAACCATGAGCTTTACATGTGAGACGGATCCCAGGAGGACGCTGTGGTGGCTTACTGAATTGGCATAAAACCCATAGCTTGAGATGAGACCATAAAACAGCATATGTTGTGTGATGTGCCCTTTAAATGTGAAGTGTGAAGGAAACTTGAAAATGTGTTGAAAAAGACTGATCAGTTTTTCTTTCCTCTGCATCAGAGTTAAAGCATTATTATTACCACAACAGCAGGAAGACACTCGGAACCACCCATCATTATCAGAACGTTTAAAAATGATGCTGGAACATGTCAGGCAGGACGGGACAACCCCTGTTCAAACGTGTAAATCCGGATGGACGGATTCAGGATTGGTGGTAAAGTGGGAAGTTCACAATACTTTCCAAGGAATCGGTGCATTTTGAAAGACTCTGATTATAAATGCTTATTGGTTGATTATAACTGACTGGACAAAAGACGATAAAACAAGAAAATAAGCGGTACAACCCAAGTGATGGTTCTTTTAGATTGCATAACTGAGCCAAGCAGCTGGGAGGAGAAtctgctcctctaaatctgagaccatggtcttgagtcagaaaagggaagaatgccttctctggtcagggacgaggtcctgcctcaagtggcggAGTTTAAGTAGCTCAGAGTCTTGTtcccaagtgagggaaagatggaacatcgttggtgctgtgtctgcagtgatgcgggcgttgtaccgatatgTTGTGgtaaaaagagagctgagccggaatgctcttgatttaccggtcgatctacgttcctaccctcacctatggtcacaagctttgggtggtgacctaaagaatgagatcatggatacGAGAGGACGaactgagttttctctgcagggtggctgggctctcccttagagatagagtgagaagcttggtcatccaggaggggctcggagtaaacctgctgctcctccacatcaagaggagccgtttgaggtggctcaggcatctagttaggatgtctcctggacgccccaCTGATGAGGTTTTCTTGGAACATATAACCGGggagagacctaaaggaagacccaggacacattggagggactacgcctctcggctggccagggaacgccgtaggcttcccctggaggagctggcccaattgactgaggagagggaagtctgggcgtccctgcttaggctgctgcccccgtcacTCAACCCCAGGTAAGCTgacgaaaatgaatggatgattGAGCCAAGAGGATTAAACATAAAATTGAATCAATACCTGTGGGCAAAGATACTAAGTCTGTGTTAAATACACACAAATATCAATATGGTTTGCTGCATTCATGCCTCACTGGTAGCAGTAAAATACTTCTGGCGCCACCACGGATTCGACTGCTTACCGAAATGGTGTCGTCATCCTCGCTACCAGCAGCTAACACCTCTAGTCTGTCTTGCCTGGCTTTCTGCTTCTTCAGGTGATTCGCCTGCAAAGTGGCGAAGTAATTCACTGCTGCAAATTCAACCAGAGCTGATGCAACAAAGGCAAAACACACAGCAATGAACCAGTCCATGGCTGTGGCGTAGGAAACTTTAGGCAAAGACTGGCGGGCGCTGATGCTCAAGGTGGTCATGGTCAGTACTGTGGTGATGCCTGAAAAGAAAAGCAAATGTAAGATTCTGTTCATCACACTGATAAGCACATAAATCATGTTTCTATTAATGGGATGTaaagtgcgcgtgtgtgtgtgtggggggggggggggggggggggtacctgcAACTGTGCGTGCAGGAACGGATTCTTTGTTGATCCAAAATGAGACTTGCGACAGAACAACGATCATTATAAGAGGGATGTAGGTCTGAATGAGGTAGTAGCCAAGCTTCCTCTGCAAGAGGAAATGGACCACCTGCACTGAGTAGTGACCTGCCAGAATAAGCAACACACGTGAAGAGTGAAAAGGCAACAAGGGACTGAGCGGGGTTACAGGAGAAGCTTCTCAACTCAGTGTGTCCTCCTCCAAGTCCATCTACCACCATGGCTTTAAAACCTGTCGTTTTTAGGGCACTAGTGGGTATGCATTAGACCAATGCTAAAGCAGCGTTTGCTGTTATGCTTGGGTGTTGTATAAAAGAATAAAATTGCTGTTTAGAAGCATTACCTGTGTTTAACTTCATGATCTCGCTGGACAAAGTCTGTCCAACGAGATCATACTGCAGGAGACTCATGGACTCTTTTGGACACTCAACAGAAGCTCTTAGCCCCTTCCTCCAGGTGAATTTAATTTCACTGCTGGTGTATGCAACTACATCAAAAAGCATTCAAGAAGAAAGTTCAAGTAAGCACCATGGTTAATCACATAAGTAGGTGCAAATCTGCTTTACTCACAGCTTCCAAATCTTAGAGGACACGCATGGCCATCCATGGGGAAATTCATCAGACTCATCGGACACTCGGCATTAATTGTTAGCCTAAAAGTAAGAGGCATTCGGAAAATAGTTTCAGGAGTGTATTTCCTTGAGCCTAGACGTGTAGAGACTAGTGATCACCTCATGGTGTAGAGGACAGTCCCGTTCTGCATGATGCGGAATAGCTTGTTCGGCGTGGTCATGTTATGGGAAATCGACTTCTTGGAATTCCTAAAGAATGTGTCTGGGGTCCAAATCTTGTCCACCATCTTGTTGTTTAGACGCAGAATTTCGGTTGGACCCTCGAATTTCAGCCTCTCATCTACCCACATCTGACGAAAGAACATGTCCATGGTGTATTCCTGACGCAGGAACACAACACGTTAGAACGTCCTAATTCCAGCTTTAAAATGCAGCGTGTAACATTGTAGAGACGATTGTATTTGCAATGAAAGGTGAGGAGAGAATGAGCAATGATAGATGCCACTCATCCAGTGTACTCATGAATCAATCCATTCGGTCATTCCTGCTGTATGACATGTTGTCATATTGATTTAGAGGCCATCAATAATAGAGTTATGGGGCCAGTCAGACAGATTAAAGCTCATTAGACGTCTCATAGCAGATTGCTCATAAGGCTGGCCACTAAAGCACTGTCATTTCTCTCAGTCAGCACACAAATCTTAGGGGAGGAGTATCCTACCATCTCTACATCTGAAACAGGTCCAAAGCTGGTGACAAAGATGTCTGTTTTTACTTCTGTAATCCCACCTGTAACAGATAAAACTCATATTTATTGTGTCATTATAATGTTGCACAACACCAATGGATTGTTCTCAACGTGCGAGATAAGGAAAAAAGTTTTATGCCCTGAATTACCCCCAGAACCAGGTCGTAATCTATTGTCATATCCATCCAAAAGTCGGTCCAAAATACGGGTAATGTTGTCTGAGTATACTTTCCCACCTCCTTGTACAATACCTAGACTGTAAGAATAAAAAAGTGAAATACCAAAGGTTCGCCGTACTCTTAAATGCCTTTCAATTCAGAGTGAAGATTTACCTAATCCAGCAGATTACAGCACCCAACGTTAGAGAAACAGCAGCCATCCTTGGTAACAATCTATCAGCTTTTCCGTTAAAATCTAAACACGCATATGTTTATAAACAAGCAGCAGGTTTCCTTATGAGCTGTTACGGTGACTGCTTTATGAAGCTGAAAGAACCAAGGTAGGAGCTAATCTAATTAACTGATTAGTAAATCCACTCCCTTTTTAGACAAACTGTAGGCTCACTTTGTTCCTGCTCTGGTTATATCAGGTCATTTTAACACAAGCAAAACTCTTCATATAAgtcaaaaaattaataaataaaagaagACTAGTGGCTCAGCCACCTGTCAGGCTCACAAAATTAACTCTGTGCCGTGTAGTTCCTGTTTCTAGACACAAGGGGGCGCTGCAGCCGTGAGCTCATATCTAACCGGAAATATACAGAGAGGAAGAGGTGCAAGTTTGTCCAGTAGGGAACCTGAAATAAGATAAAACAGAACGACGTGGAGGTTGTTTATAAAACCTTTAAACCCAGTGGGTCGGTGTGAAGTCTCACCATGTCGGTACACTTTGAGGAGAGGAGCGGCGTCATCCCCTGCAAGACCCCCTGGGGCTCCTGGTACCAGACCATGGAGGAGGTCTACATCGAAGTCACCGTGCCTCAGGGAACCTCTGCTAAGGAGGTGAAGTGCCATTTAGGAACCAGAGACATCGAGCTGCATGTCAGAGGGAATGAAATATTCAAGGTAATATTCAGCAGGACGTAGTTTGATCTGATCGTTTTTATTATCAGACATTCCTGATTCTGATCGGGATGGAGACAGCCGGGAAGAGGCATCTAGGCTGTTCTGATTGGAGTCAGT is a window encoding:
- the gabra6a gene encoding gamma-aminobutyric acid receptor subunit alpha-6a; this encodes MAAVSLTLGAVICWISLGIVQGGGKVYSDNITRILDRLLDGYDNRLRPGSGGGITEVKTDIFVTSFGPVSDVEMEYTMDMFFRQMWVDERLKFEGPTEILRLNNKMVDKIWTPDTFFRNSKKSISHNMTTPNKLFRIMQNGTVLYTMRLTINAECPMSLMNFPMDGHACPLRFGSFAYTSSEIKFTWRKGLRASVECPKESMSLLQYDLVGQTLSSEIMKLNTGHYSVQVVHFLLQRKLGYYLIQTYIPLIMIVVLSQVSFWINKESVPARTVAGITTVLTMTTLSISARQSLPKVSYATAMDWFIAVCFAFVASALVEFAAVNYFATLQANHLKKQKARQDRLEVLAAGSEDDDTISSDSSPQGGLKRRNHSVSYSEPDDTPPLPVFFQQGSAFPQIPQLAGTSPIDVYARVLFPLTFALFNLVYWYIYLAKDPLEMVGERDFEN